GCACGATGGATGCCAGAGTGCCGAGCACCGCCCAGGCGAGAAAGCCCCAGTGGGTGAACGACTGCGCCAGCGCCCCGGCCACCGCATTCGGCGTACCCGGTTCGCTGTCCAGTACCGGCGGCGTGGTCAAAAAGTGAAACGCCGGCTCGCCCGCGGCAAAAAACACCCCGCCGCCGGCCAGCAGCGTACACAGGATGATCGATAGCCACTTGAAGGTGCTCATTTGCGGCGTGTCAAGGTTGCCGATTTTGGCCTTGGCGGCCGGGGTGACCGCCAGGCCAATGGCAATGAAGAAGGTCGCCAGCAGCAGGAACTGGAAGTATGAACCCAGCGTGATCGCCGTCCAGGCAAAGCCGGCGCTGACGCCGTTGGCGACCATGTCGAGATCGTAAAAAGACAGCAGCACGAAGGCGACGATAAAGCCGATGCTGAGAGTCAGCACCACCGGATCGCCCAGGGAGCGCACCCCCTTGGCAGGTTTCGTGGGGCGCGACGTGTGGGCAGACGTACTGTCCGCCGTGCTAGCAGCAGGATTAGGCATGCAGGTTACCACCGTTGAAGTTGGGAAGTGTGCGAATCGGGATGGGTTAGGGTAAAAGTGGAGTCAAACGAGAAAAAATGCCGGCTGATCAGGAAAATGGTTAAAAAAAAACGCCATTCAACGAATGGCGCAGATAAAAAGTGGAGCGAATGCTAGCACAGCTTCCGTAGCGGGTCGAATAAAGATGAAGTTGGCTTGCATGGGCCTAGTCGCGCCGCTGCCTGCCTCGAGGCTCGCTCATTAGCCCTTTGACCACGGCATAGCAGCAGGCCAGTAGCACCAGGGCAAACGGCAGCCCGGTGGAAATCACCATGGCCTGCAGCGCAGTCAGGCCGCCGCCGAGCAGTAGGGCAATGGCGATAGCGCCTTCAATGATGACCCAGAATACCCGCTGGGGCCGGGGTGCATCGACCTTGCCGCCGGCGGTGATGGCGTCGATCACCAGCGAGCCGGAGTCGGAGGTAGTGGTAAAAAAGACAATCACCAGCACGATGCCCAGAAGCGACGTAATCGAGGCCAGCGGCAGCTCGCTGAGCATGATAAATAGCTGAAGCTCTACTGCCGCCTCGCTCAGAGCATCAAACTGCTGGGTTACCAGTTGGTCGAGCGCGGTGTTGCCGAACGCGGTCATCCAGATGGCGGAGATGATCGAGGGCACCAGCAGCACTGCTATCAGGAACTCGCGTACGCTGCGTCCGCGACTGATACGCGCGACGAACATGCCCACCAGCGGCGCTACGCTGATCCACCAGGCCCAGTAGAATGCTGTCCAGCCCTGGCTGTAGTTAGCATCCGCGCGGCCGAACGGGGTGGAAAGCGCGGGCAGGTGGCGCGCATAAGTGCCGATATTGTCGAAAAAACCGGTGACGATGCCAAGCGTCGGCCCCACAATGACAACAAACAGCAGCAGCAGGAAAGCCAGCAGCATGTTGAACTGGGAGAGCCGCTGCACGCCCTTGTCCACCCCGGCGAGCACGGATAGCAGCGCCACCAGGGTAATACCCGAAATCAGCAGCACCATAGTGACGTTGCTATCGGGAATATCAAAAAGATAGCCGAGCCCGGCAGTAGCCTGGGAGGCCCCGATACCGAGCGACGTGGCCAGCCCGAAGAGGGTGGCGAACACGGCAAGGATATCCACTACGTGGCCTGGCCACCCCCATACGCGTTCGCCCATCAGCGGATAGAGCACCGAGCGCATGGTCAGCGGCAGCCCCTTGTTAAACGAGAAAAGTGCCAGTGCCAGGGCGCTGACCGCATAGATCGCCCAGGGGTGCAGCCCCCAGTGATAAATGGTGGCCGCCATGGCCAGCGAGGTGGCGGCGGTGGGATCGCCCTCGGCCCCGCCGAGCGGTGCCCAGTCGGTGCGCAGGCCGCTTTCGGCTACGCTGACGCCGCCAATGGAGGACGTAAAGTGGGTAACCGGCTCGGCCACGCCGTAAAAGATCAGCCCTATGCCCATGCCGGCAGCAAACAGCATCGAGGTCCAGCCGATAAAGCTGAAATCCGGACGAGCCTCGGGCCCGCCCAGTCGCACCCGGCCCAGCGGTGAGACAATCAGCCCCAGGCAGAGAATGACGAACACGTCGGCGCTGACCATGAAAAACCACGACAGGTTGCCGGTCAGCCAGCTGCGTAGCAGGGTAAAAAGCGGCTCGACTTCGTCCTGCAGGGCAAGGGTCAGGATGACGAAAAACAGCACGACCAGTGCCGAGATCGAAAACACCTTGCCATGCAGATCCACGTCTACCCCGAAGCGAGTGGTTTTGATGTTGTCCTGGCCGATTTGATAGTCGGTATCGATCAGCCGGGTCGGACCCTCGGGGGCGGGAACCCCCGCGGAGGAAGAAGCGTTATCCTGATGCGCCATAGATGCGTCCTGTTGCGAATATACAGCTAGCGTAGCCTATTCACGCCCTTGTGTTCTTTTATTGTGGGCTGGCGCTGGCGGAAAGCGCGTGACGGATGTTATACCGCCATTCCCTTATACTCCATCGATACAGGTCGAACCTCGGTCGAGGCGTGACTTTGACGAGATTGTCCTGAGCTAACTTCCTGAACAGTGAGGCCGATATGTCGTTACTTCGTGAGACGCCGCTGTCGATACTGGATCTGGCGCCCATCCGCCATGACGGCAGCGCCGGTGAAGCTTTTGACGACAGCGTGGCGCTGGCCCGAAAGGCCGATGCGCTGGGCTATAACCGCTACTGGCTGGCAGAGCACCACAACATCGACGGTATCGCCAGCGCGGCAACGTCGGTATTGATTGGCCACGTGGCCGGCCAGACGCAGCGTATTCGCGTGGGCAGCGGCGGCATCATGCTGCCCAACCACGCGCCGCTGGTGATTGCCGAACAGTTCGGCACCCTCGAAACCCTCTACCCCGGGCGGATCGACCTGGGCCTGGGGCGGGCTCCGGGCTCCGACGGCGCGACCATGCGTGCGCTGCGTCGGGACCCCTTCGCCGGGGTGGAGGATTTCCCCGAACGTCTCGAAGAGCTGCGCCGCTACCTGGGCACGCCGGGGCCGGAGCAGCGCATTCGTGCCGTGCCCGGCCAGGATACCCACGTGCCCCTCTGGCTGCTGGGTTCCAGCGGCTACAGCGCCCGGCTCGCCGGGCGATTGGGGCTGCCGTTTGCCTTTGCCGCGCAGTTTGCTCCCGGCTATCTGCTGGAAGCGCTGGCGCTATATCGTCGGGAGTTTCGCCCGTCGGAGGTGCTCGATGAGCCCTACGCCATGGTGGGCATGCCGGTCATCGTGGCCGAAAGCGACGCTTACGCCCACTACCTGAACACTACCGCCCAGCAGAAGTTTCTCAACCTGCACCGGGGGCGGAGTACCCGGACGCTGCCGCCGACGGAGTCGCTTGACTGGTCGCCCCGGGAGCAGGCCGCGGTAGCGCAGAATCTGGGCGCGGCGGTGGTCGGCGCTCCTGACGGCGTGCGCCAGGGGCTGGAGGAATTTCTTGAACAGACCGGCGCCAACGAGCTGATGGTGGTCACCGACGTTTATGCCCGAGAAGACCGCCTGCGCTCCGTCGAGCTTTTGGACGCGCTGCGGCGGTAACGACTCCTCACAGCGGATGATTTACACATTGTTTGGCCCTTTTGGCGCCGCCGGCGCGGAAACTCTGCGGCGCCGGCGCTGACTGATAGTTAACAGGTAACGAGAAGCGATGCGCTTCGCACCTGTAGCAGCAGTTGTTTTTTACTGGTGTGTCAGGCAAAGAGTAGAGGAGTAACACCCATGCGTTTATTTCCTTATGCCAAGAAGCAAAGCGTCCTTGCCATCCTGGCGGCGGGCGCGTTGAGCCTCGGTGGTATCGGGCTTGCCGGTGCAGATGAGCAAGCGGGATTTGATAGCGCCGACGATCAGGGCGCCATGGAGCAGCCGTCCGGCCAGGACGATCAGATCAGCAATTCCCGGCCCGAGCCGCCTGCCGATGCCGGGCAGGGCGCTCCGCCGGCCATGTCCGATGATGATGCCGGCGACCCCCAGGGCGATCAGGACGGCTTGCCGGGCAGCTACGACGAGCCGGATAGCGAGGCGGAAAGCGGCCAGCCCGGTGGCGCCGAACAAGGTGAAGGCGAAGAGGCAGCGTGGTAATGCGCAGCGCTTGATGGCTATCGACCATGGCTTGAAAAACGAGGGAGGCGGCACGCGGGCAGCGTGCCGCACTTTTTTTGGCTTCTCCGCCCAGGGCTATCGCAGTTGAGCGAACTGCCGGATAAGCGCCAATAGGTAGTCGTCGTTCCAGCCTGCTTGTTTCCGCTTGCCTTTCATTGAGCCCTTGGAAGGCTCCAGTTTGGCGACGTTAAGCGCCAGTCGACGTAGCAACGCCAGGTTTTCGGCACTGTGCCCACGCCGGCTCCGGTTCTGATCTTCCTGCATCGTGACGTCGAGCACCCAGTGAAGGTGATTCTCGATGCCCCAGTGCTGGCGTGTTACCTCAATGAGCTGATCTGGTGACAGCGCATCGCTCAGCAGGTAGTCGGCGGTCTCCTCTGTGGCCTGCTCAGCCAGCTCACGGCGGCGAGTGATGCGCCCCACGGCCTTCAGGCCTGGCCACTGATGGGCGCTCTGCAGCCAGTCAATATCGGTGATCACCGTCGCCTGGCGTGACTCGACACGGCCATGACCGCTGTCAACGTGGGGCTCACCGGCGCTTGCTGTCTCCATCATGAATTGAACGTCGTCGAGCAAAGCCCTCTGGTTGTCTTTGACCGCCAGGGCATAGTGCCCGCCTTCCTCCGTAATCTGCTGGGAAAGGGCCCGCTGGCAATGCATGGCGTCGGCCGTCACCGTCACGCCAGAGAGAGACAGAAGCTTGAGCAGCTCCGGTACCGCCGTGATCTCGTTGGATTTTTCATCGACGGCGCGCTGGCCCAACACCAGGCGCTGATCGGCGGCCCAGACGCTGACAAGGTGGAGCGGCGACTTCGCTGCCGCTCGATCGTAGGAGCGCCGGAGTGTCTTGCCATCCACCGCGACGACTCCTTCTACCTGTTCCGCGAAGCGTGACATGAAGGAGAGAAAATGGTCGTGAAAGGCCGCCGGATCCAGGTGGCGAAAGACCCGGCTGAACGTGTCATGGCTGGGGATACCATGGGGCAGCGACAGGAAACGGCGCAGGAACGCTTCCTTTGACTGCCCGAACAACGCCATATCTGAACAGTCCTCCGCCCCGCAGAGGACCGCACACAAGGCAATGAACAGGATCTCATCAAGCTCGTGACGGGCGTTGGTGCCCCTGGGATCGGGCAGATCAGAAAAGCAGCTGGTGACAGATGCCATATCACTCCTTGATGCCGGCACAGAAGGGATACTGGTCAGAGTGCCTATGACGTGGGCTGCGTGTCTATGGATGACTGCTTATCTAACTGCGATAGCCCTGCTTCTCCGCCGTAACGCGCAGATGAGATTCGCCAGGCGTGGTATCTTAAGCGCTTTTGCAAGGAGGTAGGCGTGCGTTTGATGGTGACGCTGCTGGCGCTGGCAGGGGTTGGCTACGCCGGGCTCTATATGTATTACGATGCCGGCCTGGCCCGGGCCACCGAGGCGCGGCTGAGCGAGCTGGGCCTTGACGCGGCGAGGGTAGAAAGCCTTGAGTTCAGCCCGCTCGCCCCGCTGCTGACCGAGGCCGAGGTCAGCGCCACCGTGACTTACAGCAGCTTCAAGGCCGACGTTACCTTGCACGTGGACGGCCATCCGCTGTTTACCGACGAGCTTTCGCTGGGGCTTGACGGCCTGAAGGGGCTGTCGCTGGAAATCGGCCCCGCCGGGGAAGGTCAGCGCTAGTAGCGGCGTATCTTCGTATTTTCTTCACAACTGCTTCCCGTGCCGGGGCAATGAGCGTGCTAAGATGAGGGTGAATTCACAAGAACGAGGTGTGCTATGCGCGCAACATCGGTTAATACGCTGAAAAAGACCGGCATGGTCACCGCTACGCTGGCGCTGACGCTGGGTCTTGCCGCCTGCTCCAACATGTCGGATCAGGACAGGAATACCGCCGTCGGTGCCGGCGCCGGTGCCGTGGGCGGTTCGGTACTGACCGGCGGCAGCACCGCGGGTACCGTGGGCGGTGCCGCGGTGGGCGGGGTTATCGGTCACGAAGTGGACGATGACGATTAAGGCATAAACGTCGGGCAAACGCTGAGCGCTGAACATATCGATGGAAAGTTTTAACGTATCAGCGTTTTTGCTGATCAACCGGTATGCCGGCCAACACGACCTGCTGGATATGTTTGCCATTGCCGCTGCCGAGGTAATGCCATACGTCTTCATGCTGGTACTGGCCACTCTGTGGTTCAGCCCCGAGCCGGCGCGTAAAAAAGCCAGCTTGAAAGCGGGCGGTGCCGTACTGCTGGGGCTTGGCGCCAGCTATGCGGTATCGCATTTTTATTTTCACCCGCGTCCTTTTGTCGGAAATCTGGGGCTGGGCCTGTTATCCCATGCTCCGGATGCCTCCTTCCCCTCGGATCATACGACGTTTCTGTTTGCGATTGCCTTTGTGCTGGCAATCGAGGTTCGCACCCGCACGATTGGCGCTGTGCTGCTCGGGCTTTCCGCCGTGGGGGGACTGGCCCGGGTGTTCGTCGGCGTACATTTTCCGCTGGATATTGCCGGTGCGGCGCTGTTCGGACTGGCGGCAGCAGCGTTAGTGCAGCTGTGTAACGATGGCTCAAGCCGGCCGGGCAGGATGCTGGATAGGCTGGCAAAAATTCGGCTTCCCGGCATGGAGCCCTAGGGTGTGTTAACAATCATTAGTTTCGTTTAAACTGATTTAGTATTCATAGATTTTGGTGGGCCATGAGTCGGTTGAAGTTACGCGATGATCAGTGGGAGCGAATCGAGCACCTGCTCCCCGGCAAAGCCTCAGACTGTGGGGTAACTGCCAAGGACAATCGCCTGTTCGTGGAAGCCGTGCTCTGGATCGCTCGGACCGGCGCCCCGTGGCGTGATCTTCCCGAATCTTTTGGGCGCTGGCACACCGTCTACATGCGGTATAACCGTTGGTCACGAAAGGGCGTTTGGCAGCGTATTTTTGACACAGTAGCCGACGATCCCGATCTAGAGCAGCTGATGATCGACGGTAGCATCGTCAGGGTGCACCAGCATGGAGCGTCAAAAAAAACACGCAAGACGTCGAAGCCATGGGCAAATCTCGAGGCGGATTGAGCACCAAAATTCATGCCGCAGTCGATGCGTTAGGTAACCCAGTACGATTGGTTCTCACACCGGGCCAGGCGTCGGAGTATGGTGCTGCTCCCGCTCTACTGGAAGGTTTTTCCCCGCAAGCGGTGCTGGGCGACAAGGGGTATGACTCCACTGCTCTGCGGGACATGATTCAGGCCGCAGGTGCCGAGCCGGTGATTCCTCCGAAAAAGAATCGTTTGGCGCGCATTGAAGTAGACTGGCACTGTTACCAAGATCGCAATCTGGTGGAGAGGTTCTTTCAGAAAATCAAGAAGTTCCGGCGGTTATCTACACGCTATGAGCGACTGGCAAGAAACTACCAGTCACTCCTCTGCCTCGTGTCAGCCGCCATATGGCTGGCCTAATTGTTAACGCCCCCTAGTTTCTCAGCCAGCCGTGAATCAGGTAGGGCTGAGCGCATCAGTTGTAGGGCCTGTTGACGTTTCACATTGGTAGCCATAAAAAGCCGCATGCCAAGGCCACCATGCTTTCGTAATTTCGTTTGAGCTTATCGTAGCGCGTCGCAATGGCGCGATACGGTTTCAATCGAGCAAAGGCATTCTCAACCAGATGCCGGTAGCGATATAACCCTCTGTCCAGATTGGCATTTCCTTTTTTCGAGTTACGCCTGCGTGGAATGACGGCAGCCATTCCTTTGGCTTCGACCTGCTCACGGATACGTTCACTGTCATAGCCTTTGTCAGCCACCAGCGCGTCACCTGCCGGCAAACCGTCAATCAATGCCTGGGCTTCCGTGCTGTCGTGCACTTCACCCCCGGTTATTCTGAAGGCGATCGGCAACCCATAAGCATCCACGGCCAAGTGGATCTTGCTGGTATTGCCTGCACGACTTTTGCCAATGGCTTCTGCATCTTCCGTGGCAGCCCCAGTGCTATCTTGGTGAGCCTTGACGTAGGAACCATCAATAAATAGCCACTCGACATCAGGATCTTCCACCAGAGAGATGAAAATCCTCATCAGCTTTCCACTCGCTGACCAGGCGTTGAAGCGCTTGTAGACCGTGTTCCAGGGGCCAAACGCCTCCGGTAGGTCCCGCCACGGGCAGCCGGTTCGCATCCGATAAAGGATGCCTTCCACCGTGGTACGCAGATCGGTCTTGTCATAAATACCTTGTTGAAGCAGGATAGATTTCAGCTTCGGCCAGTGTTCATCCGTGAGCATTTGTCGGGGCATGGCAGGCTTGCAGTTTGTTGGCTTAGGAACCTTTATTCTGTGAGCTTGCCCCTATCCTGCCAATACCCCTGCCATGAAACGTCAACAGACCCTAGAACATGAAAACGCCCCGCAAAAGCGGGGCGTTTTTGCAACGAGCGTGCCGGCGAGGCCGGGGCATTAAAAGCGGTAGCTGAGACCCACGCTGGCGGCATCAAAGGTGTAGTCGGACTTGTCCAGGTAGCGCATGTAGTCGGCACCCAGCGCCAGATTGGGCGCAATGTCCATCTCGGCGCCGGCGCCGTAGGAAACGTCGGAATCGCTGCCGCCGTAGTCAGCGTTTACCCGGCTGCCGCCTACCATGCCGTACAGGCGGGCCTGCGGCGTTACCGGCAGAATGCCCTTGGCGTAAATGCCTGCCAGGTAGTCAAGGTCGGCGTAGCCGTCGGAGCCGCCGGTGCCCAGCTGGCCTTCCAGAGCGAAGAATTCGTTGAATTTCATGCCGCCGTTGACCCGCAGGCCAACGTCGTTGCGGCTGCTGTGGTGATCCGGGTTGAGTTTCCAGAACATGGCATCGGCG
This DNA window, taken from Halomonas piscis, encodes the following:
- a CDS encoding BCCT family transporter translates to MAHQDNASSSAGVPAPEGPTRLIDTDYQIGQDNIKTTRFGVDVDLHGKVFSISALVVLFFVILTLALQDEVEPLFTLLRSWLTGNLSWFFMVSADVFVILCLGLIVSPLGRVRLGGPEARPDFSFIGWTSMLFAAGMGIGLIFYGVAEPVTHFTSSIGGVSVAESGLRTDWAPLGGAEGDPTAATSLAMAATIYHWGLHPWAIYAVSALALALFSFNKGLPLTMRSVLYPLMGERVWGWPGHVVDILAVFATLFGLATSLGIGASQATAGLGYLFDIPDSNVTMVLLISGITLVALLSVLAGVDKGVQRLSQFNMLLAFLLLLFVVIVGPTLGIVTGFFDNIGTYARHLPALSTPFGRADANYSQGWTAFYWAWWISVAPLVGMFVARISRGRSVREFLIAVLLVPSIISAIWMTAFGNTALDQLVTQQFDALSEAAVELQLFIMLSELPLASITSLLGIVLVIVFFTTTSDSGSLVIDAITAGGKVDAPRPQRVFWVIIEGAIAIALLLGGGLTALQAMVISTGLPFALVLLACCYAVVKGLMSEPRGRQRRD
- a CDS encoding LLM class flavin-dependent oxidoreductase translates to MSLLRETPLSILDLAPIRHDGSAGEAFDDSVALARKADALGYNRYWLAEHHNIDGIASAATSVLIGHVAGQTQRIRVGSGGIMLPNHAPLVIAEQFGTLETLYPGRIDLGLGRAPGSDGATMRALRRDPFAGVEDFPERLEELRRYLGTPGPEQRIRAVPGQDTHVPLWLLGSSGYSARLAGRLGLPFAFAAQFAPGYLLEALALYRREFRPSEVLDEPYAMVGMPVIVAESDAYAHYLNTTAQQKFLNLHRGRSTRTLPPTESLDWSPREQAAVAQNLGAAVVGAPDGVRQGLEEFLEQTGANELMVVTDVYAREDRLRSVELLDALRR
- a CDS encoding ISAs1 family transposase yields the protein MASVTSCFSDLPDPRGTNARHELDEILFIALCAVLCGAEDCSDMALFGQSKEAFLRRFLSLPHGIPSHDTFSRVFRHLDPAAFHDHFLSFMSRFAEQVEGVVAVDGKTLRRSYDRAAAKSPLHLVSVWAADQRLVLGQRAVDEKSNEITAVPELLKLLSLSGVTVTADAMHCQRALSQQITEEGGHYALAVKDNQRALLDDVQFMMETASAGEPHVDSGHGRVESRQATVITDIDWLQSAHQWPGLKAVGRITRRRELAEQATEETADYLLSDALSPDQLIEVTRQHWGIENHLHWVLDVTMQEDQNRSRRGHSAENLALLRRLALNVAKLEPSKGSMKGKRKQAGWNDDYLLALIRQFAQLR
- a CDS encoding glycine zipper 2TM domain-containing protein, whose product is MRATSVNTLKKTGMVTATLALTLGLAACSNMSDQDRNTAVGAGAGAVGGSVLTGGSTAGTVGGAAVGGVIGHEVDDDD
- a CDS encoding undecaprenyl-diphosphatase — protein: MESFNVSAFLLINRYAGQHDLLDMFAIAAAEVMPYVFMLVLATLWFSPEPARKKASLKAGGAVLLGLGASYAVSHFYFHPRPFVGNLGLGLLSHAPDASFPSDHTTFLFAIAFVLAIEVRTRTIGAVLLGLSAVGGLARVFVGVHFPLDIAGAALFGLAAAALVQLCNDGSSRPGRMLDRLAKIRLPGMEP
- a CDS encoding IS5 family transposase (programmed frameshift) translates to MSRLKLRDDQWERIEHLLPGKASDCGVTAKDNRLFVEAVLWIARTGAPWRDLPESFGRWHTVYMRYNRWSRKGVWQRIFDTVADDPDLEQLMIDGSIVRVHQHGAFKKNTQDVEAMGKSRGGLSTKIHAAVDALGNPVRLVLTPGQASEYGAAPALLEGFSPQAVLGDKGYDSTALRDMIQAAGAEPVIPPKKNRLARIEVDWHCYQDRNLVERFFQKIKKFRRLSTRYERLARNYQSLLCLVSAAIWLA
- a CDS encoding IS5 family transposase; amino-acid sequence: MPRQMLTDEHWPKLKSILLQQGIYDKTDLRTTVEGILYRMRTGCPWRDLPEAFGPWNTVYKRFNAWSASGKLMRIFISLVEDPDVEWLFIDGSYVKAHQDSTGAATEDAEAIGKSRAGNTSKIHLAVDAYGLPIAFRITGGEVHDSTEAQALIDGLPAGDALVADKGYDSERIREQVEAKGMAAVIPRRRNSKKGNANLDRGLYRYRHLVENAFARLKPYRAIATRYDKLKRNYESMVALACGFLWLPM
- a CDS encoding porin family protein — its product is MKKLTLATLTAAVLAAGLATTAQAQQRAQATPYVGADAMFWKLNPDHHSSRNDVGLRVNGGMKFNEFFALEGQLGTGGSDGYADLDYLAGIYAKGILPVTPQARLYGMVGGSRVNADYGGSDSDVSYGAGAEMDIAPNLALGADYMRYLDKSDYTFDAASVGLSYRF